A single genomic interval of Juglans regia cultivar Chandler chromosome 1, Walnut 2.0, whole genome shotgun sequence harbors:
- the LOC108996050 gene encoding serine/threonine-protein kinase tricorner isoform X1, with product MDSTRSWFQKFQTRDRSRGMTKQPSGEGKEDLDAQGDEQALSNVTKQKVSVAKQYIENHYKEQMKNLQERKERRNILEKKLVDADVSEEDQNNLLKFLEKKETEYMRLQRHKMGADNFELLTMIGKGAFGEVRVCREKETGHVYAMKKLKKSEMLRRGQVEHVKAERNLLAEVDSNCIVKLYCSFQDDEFLYLIMEYLPGGDMMTLLMRKDTLTEDEARFYVAELVLAIESIHKHNYIHRDIKPDNLLLDRYGHLRLSDFGLCKPLDCNTLQEQDFSVGNSQNGAAQNEERSLAPKRTQQEQLLHWQKNRRTLAYSTVGTPDYIAPEVLLKKGYGLECDWWSLGAIMYEMLVGYPPFYSDDPMSTCRKIVNWRTHLKFPEEAELSPEAKGLISKLLCNVNQRLGSKGSDEIKADPWFEGIDWDKIYHMEAAFIPEVNDDLDTQNFEKFEESDNQSQTSSKNGPWRKKLSAEDLNFMGYTYKNFEIVNDYQVPGMAELKKKTGKARRPSVKSLFEGESETSETSEASDISASSQPV from the exons ATGGATTCAACAAGGAGCTGGTTTCAGAAGTTTCAAACCCGGGACAGGTCAAGGGGTATGACAAAGCAGCCTAGTGGTGAAGGAAAGGAGGATTTGGATGCACAGGGTGATGAACAAGCACTTTCCAATGTCACAAAGCAGAAGGTTTCGGTGGCAAAGCAGTATATAGAAAACCACTACAAGGAGCAAATGAAGAACCTGCAGGAGAGGAAGGAGCG AAGAAATATTCTGGAAAAGAAGTTGGTTGATGCTGATGTCTCTGAGGAAGATCAAAATAACCTTCTCAAATTTTTGGAGAAGAAGGAAACCGAGTACATGCGTCTTCAGAGGCATAAAATGGGCGCTGACAATTTTGAGCTACTGACAATGATTGGAAAGGGTGCATTTGGAGAG GTAAGAGTTTGTCGGGAAAAGGAAACAGGtcatgtttatgctatgaaaaAACTTAAGAAATCAGAGATGCTTCGCAGAGGCCAG GTCGAGCATGTGAAGGCAGAAAGGAATCTGCTTGCAGAGGTTGATAGCAATTGCATCGTCAAACTCTACTGTTCTTTTCAAGATGATGAGTTTCTATATCTGATTATGGAATATTTACCTGGGGGAGATATGATGACTTTACTTATGAGAAAGGATACCTTGACTGAAGACGAAGCCAGATTTTATGTTGCAGAATTAGTTCTGGCTATTGAATCTATTCATAAACACAATTACATTCATAG GGATATCAAGCCAGACAACTTGCTTCTTGATAGATATGGGCACTTGAGACTGTCAGATTTTGGACTGTGTAAACCATTAGACTGCAATACACTCCAAGAACAGGATTTTTCAGTGGGGAACAGCCAAAATGGGGCTGCACAGAATGAAGAGCGCTCTCTAGCTCCAAAACGCACACAGCAAGAACAACTACTGCATTGGCAAAAGAACAGAAGAACGCTT GCTTATTCTACTGTCGGTACACCCGACTATATTGCGCCAGAAGTTTTGTTGAAGAAAGGATATGGATTGGAATGTGACTG GTGGTCACTAGGGGCTATTATGTACGAAATGCTCGTGGGGTACCCGCCATTTTATTCTGATGATCCCATGTCAACATGCAGAAag ATAGTGAACTGGAGAACTCATTTGAAGTTTCCTGAGGAAGCAGAGCTATCTCCAGAGGCAAAAGGTCTTATTAGTAAACTTCTGTGTAATGTAAACCAGAGGTTAGGATCGAAAGGTTCTGATGAAATAAAG GCTGATCCGTGGTTTGAAGGTATTGATTGGGACAAGATATATCATATGGAAGCTGCATTTATTCCCGAGGTCAATGATGATTTGGATActcaaaattttgagaagttTGAGGAG TCTGATAACCAAAGTCAGACTTCATCCAAAAATGGTCCGTGGAGAAAG AAGCTCTCAGCTGAGGACCTTAATTTTATGGGTTACACGTATAAGAACTTTGAAATTGTCAATGATTATCAAGTGCCTGGGATGG ctgagttgaagaagaaaaccGGCAAAGCAAGGAGGCCATCTGTCAAGTCACTTTTTG AGGGTGAGTCTGAAACATCAGAAACATCTGAGGCGTCTGATATATCTGCAAGTAGTCAACCTGTATAA
- the LOC108996050 gene encoding serine/threonine-protein kinase tricorner isoform X5, whose protein sequence is MDSTRSWFQKFQTRDRSRGMTKQPSGEGKEDLDAQGDEQALSNVTKQKVSVAKQYIENHYKEQMKNLQERKERRNILEKKLVDADVSEEDQNNLLKFLEKKETEYMRLQRHKMGADNFELLTMIGKGAFGEVRVCREKETGHVYAMKKLKKSEMLRRGQVEHVKAERNLLAEVDSNCIVKLYCSFQDDEFLYLIMEYLPGGDMMTLLMRKDTLTEDEARFYVAELVLAIESIHKHNYIHRDIKPDNLLLDRYGHLRLSDFGLCKPLDCNTLQEQDFSVGNSQNGAAQNEERSLAPKRTQQEQLLHWQKNRRTLAYSTVGTPDYIAPEVLLKKGYGLECDWWSLGAIMYEMLVGYPPFYSDDPMSTCRKIVNWRTHLKFPEEAELSPEAKGLISKLLCNVNQRLGSKGSDEIKADPWFEGIDWDKIYHMEAAFIPEVNDDLDTQNFEKFEESDNQSQTSSKNGPWRKLS, encoded by the exons ATGGATTCAACAAGGAGCTGGTTTCAGAAGTTTCAAACCCGGGACAGGTCAAGGGGTATGACAAAGCAGCCTAGTGGTGAAGGAAAGGAGGATTTGGATGCACAGGGTGATGAACAAGCACTTTCCAATGTCACAAAGCAGAAGGTTTCGGTGGCAAAGCAGTATATAGAAAACCACTACAAGGAGCAAATGAAGAACCTGCAGGAGAGGAAGGAGCG AAGAAATATTCTGGAAAAGAAGTTGGTTGATGCTGATGTCTCTGAGGAAGATCAAAATAACCTTCTCAAATTTTTGGAGAAGAAGGAAACCGAGTACATGCGTCTTCAGAGGCATAAAATGGGCGCTGACAATTTTGAGCTACTGACAATGATTGGAAAGGGTGCATTTGGAGAG GTAAGAGTTTGTCGGGAAAAGGAAACAGGtcatgtttatgctatgaaaaAACTTAAGAAATCAGAGATGCTTCGCAGAGGCCAG GTCGAGCATGTGAAGGCAGAAAGGAATCTGCTTGCAGAGGTTGATAGCAATTGCATCGTCAAACTCTACTGTTCTTTTCAAGATGATGAGTTTCTATATCTGATTATGGAATATTTACCTGGGGGAGATATGATGACTTTACTTATGAGAAAGGATACCTTGACTGAAGACGAAGCCAGATTTTATGTTGCAGAATTAGTTCTGGCTATTGAATCTATTCATAAACACAATTACATTCATAG GGATATCAAGCCAGACAACTTGCTTCTTGATAGATATGGGCACTTGAGACTGTCAGATTTTGGACTGTGTAAACCATTAGACTGCAATACACTCCAAGAACAGGATTTTTCAGTGGGGAACAGCCAAAATGGGGCTGCACAGAATGAAGAGCGCTCTCTAGCTCCAAAACGCACACAGCAAGAACAACTACTGCATTGGCAAAAGAACAGAAGAACGCTT GCTTATTCTACTGTCGGTACACCCGACTATATTGCGCCAGAAGTTTTGTTGAAGAAAGGATATGGATTGGAATGTGACTG GTGGTCACTAGGGGCTATTATGTACGAAATGCTCGTGGGGTACCCGCCATTTTATTCTGATGATCCCATGTCAACATGCAGAAag ATAGTGAACTGGAGAACTCATTTGAAGTTTCCTGAGGAAGCAGAGCTATCTCCAGAGGCAAAAGGTCTTATTAGTAAACTTCTGTGTAATGTAAACCAGAGGTTAGGATCGAAAGGTTCTGATGAAATAAAG GCTGATCCGTGGTTTGAAGGTATTGATTGGGACAAGATATATCATATGGAAGCTGCATTTATTCCCGAGGTCAATGATGATTTGGATActcaaaattttgagaagttTGAGGAG TCTGATAACCAAAGTCAGACTTCATCCAAAAATGGTCCGTGGAGAAAG ctgagttga
- the LOC108996050 gene encoding serine/threonine-protein kinase tricorner isoform X3 has protein sequence MDSTRSWFQKFQTRDRSRGMTKQPSGEGKEDLDAQGDEQALSNVTKQKVSVAKQYIENHYKEQMKNLQERKERRNILEKKLVDADVSEEDQNNLLKFLEKKETEYMRLQRHKMGADNFELLTMIGKGAFGEVRVCREKETGHVYAMKKLKKSEMLRRGQVEHVKAERNLLAEVDSNCIVKLYCSFQDDEFLYLIMEYLPGGDMMTLLMRKDTLTEDEARFYVAELVLAIESIHKHNYIHRDIKPDNLLLDRYGHLRLSDFGLCKPLDCNTLQEQDFSVGNSQNGAAQNEERSLAPKRTQQEQLLHWQKNRRTLAYSTVGTPDYIAPEVLLKKGYGLECDWWSLGAIMYEMLVGYPPFYSDDPMSTCRKIVNWRTHLKFPEEAELSPEAKGLISKLLCNVNQRLIRGLKVLIGTRYIIWKLHLFPRSMMIWILKILRSLRSLITKVRLHPKMVRGERSSQLRTLILWVTRIRTLKLSMIIKCLGWLS, from the exons ATGGATTCAACAAGGAGCTGGTTTCAGAAGTTTCAAACCCGGGACAGGTCAAGGGGTATGACAAAGCAGCCTAGTGGTGAAGGAAAGGAGGATTTGGATGCACAGGGTGATGAACAAGCACTTTCCAATGTCACAAAGCAGAAGGTTTCGGTGGCAAAGCAGTATATAGAAAACCACTACAAGGAGCAAATGAAGAACCTGCAGGAGAGGAAGGAGCG AAGAAATATTCTGGAAAAGAAGTTGGTTGATGCTGATGTCTCTGAGGAAGATCAAAATAACCTTCTCAAATTTTTGGAGAAGAAGGAAACCGAGTACATGCGTCTTCAGAGGCATAAAATGGGCGCTGACAATTTTGAGCTACTGACAATGATTGGAAAGGGTGCATTTGGAGAG GTAAGAGTTTGTCGGGAAAAGGAAACAGGtcatgtttatgctatgaaaaAACTTAAGAAATCAGAGATGCTTCGCAGAGGCCAG GTCGAGCATGTGAAGGCAGAAAGGAATCTGCTTGCAGAGGTTGATAGCAATTGCATCGTCAAACTCTACTGTTCTTTTCAAGATGATGAGTTTCTATATCTGATTATGGAATATTTACCTGGGGGAGATATGATGACTTTACTTATGAGAAAGGATACCTTGACTGAAGACGAAGCCAGATTTTATGTTGCAGAATTAGTTCTGGCTATTGAATCTATTCATAAACACAATTACATTCATAG GGATATCAAGCCAGACAACTTGCTTCTTGATAGATATGGGCACTTGAGACTGTCAGATTTTGGACTGTGTAAACCATTAGACTGCAATACACTCCAAGAACAGGATTTTTCAGTGGGGAACAGCCAAAATGGGGCTGCACAGAATGAAGAGCGCTCTCTAGCTCCAAAACGCACACAGCAAGAACAACTACTGCATTGGCAAAAGAACAGAAGAACGCTT GCTTATTCTACTGTCGGTACACCCGACTATATTGCGCCAGAAGTTTTGTTGAAGAAAGGATATGGATTGGAATGTGACTG GTGGTCACTAGGGGCTATTATGTACGAAATGCTCGTGGGGTACCCGCCATTTTATTCTGATGATCCCATGTCAACATGCAGAAag ATAGTGAACTGGAGAACTCATTTGAAGTTTCCTGAGGAAGCAGAGCTATCTCCAGAGGCAAAAGGTCTTATTAGTAAACTTCTGTGTAATGTAAACCAGAG GCTGATCCGTGGTTTGAAGGTATTGATTGGGACAAGATATATCATATGGAAGCTGCATTTATTCCCGAGGTCAATGATGATTTGGATActcaaaattttgagaagttTGAGGAG TCTGATAACCAAAGTCAGACTTCATCCAAAAATGGTCCGTGGAGAAAG AAGCTCTCAGCTGAGGACCTTAATTTTATGGGTTACACGTATAAGAACTTTGAAATTGTCAATGATTATCAAGTGCCTGGGATGG ctgagttga
- the LOC108996050 gene encoding serine/threonine-protein kinase tricorner isoform X2, translating to MDSTRSWFQKFQTRDRSRGMTKQPSGEGKEDLDAQGDEQALSNVTKQKVSVAKQYIENHYKEQMKNLQERKERRNILEKKLVDADVSEEDQNNLLKFLEKKETEYMRLQRHKMGADNFELLTMIGKGAFGEVRVCREKETGHVYAMKKLKKSEMLRRGQVEHVKAERNLLAEVDSNCIVKLYCSFQDDEFLYLIMEYLPGGDMMTLLMRKDTLTEDEARFYVAELVLAIESIHKHNYIHRDIKPDNLLLDRYGHLRLSDFGLCKPLDCNTLQEQDFSVGNSQNGAAQNEERSLAPKRTQQEQLLHWQKNRRTLAYSTVGTPDYIAPEVLLKKGYGLECDWWSLGAIMYEMLVGYPPFYSDDPMSTCRKIVNWRTHLKFPEEAELSPEAKGLISKLLCNVNQRLGSKGSDEIKADPWFEGIDWDKIYHMEAAFIPEVNDDLDTQNFEKFEESDNQSQTSSKNGPWRKLSAEDLNFMGYTYKNFEIVNDYQVPGMAELKKKTGKARRPSVKSLFEGESETSETSEASDISASSQPV from the exons ATGGATTCAACAAGGAGCTGGTTTCAGAAGTTTCAAACCCGGGACAGGTCAAGGGGTATGACAAAGCAGCCTAGTGGTGAAGGAAAGGAGGATTTGGATGCACAGGGTGATGAACAAGCACTTTCCAATGTCACAAAGCAGAAGGTTTCGGTGGCAAAGCAGTATATAGAAAACCACTACAAGGAGCAAATGAAGAACCTGCAGGAGAGGAAGGAGCG AAGAAATATTCTGGAAAAGAAGTTGGTTGATGCTGATGTCTCTGAGGAAGATCAAAATAACCTTCTCAAATTTTTGGAGAAGAAGGAAACCGAGTACATGCGTCTTCAGAGGCATAAAATGGGCGCTGACAATTTTGAGCTACTGACAATGATTGGAAAGGGTGCATTTGGAGAG GTAAGAGTTTGTCGGGAAAAGGAAACAGGtcatgtttatgctatgaaaaAACTTAAGAAATCAGAGATGCTTCGCAGAGGCCAG GTCGAGCATGTGAAGGCAGAAAGGAATCTGCTTGCAGAGGTTGATAGCAATTGCATCGTCAAACTCTACTGTTCTTTTCAAGATGATGAGTTTCTATATCTGATTATGGAATATTTACCTGGGGGAGATATGATGACTTTACTTATGAGAAAGGATACCTTGACTGAAGACGAAGCCAGATTTTATGTTGCAGAATTAGTTCTGGCTATTGAATCTATTCATAAACACAATTACATTCATAG GGATATCAAGCCAGACAACTTGCTTCTTGATAGATATGGGCACTTGAGACTGTCAGATTTTGGACTGTGTAAACCATTAGACTGCAATACACTCCAAGAACAGGATTTTTCAGTGGGGAACAGCCAAAATGGGGCTGCACAGAATGAAGAGCGCTCTCTAGCTCCAAAACGCACACAGCAAGAACAACTACTGCATTGGCAAAAGAACAGAAGAACGCTT GCTTATTCTACTGTCGGTACACCCGACTATATTGCGCCAGAAGTTTTGTTGAAGAAAGGATATGGATTGGAATGTGACTG GTGGTCACTAGGGGCTATTATGTACGAAATGCTCGTGGGGTACCCGCCATTTTATTCTGATGATCCCATGTCAACATGCAGAAag ATAGTGAACTGGAGAACTCATTTGAAGTTTCCTGAGGAAGCAGAGCTATCTCCAGAGGCAAAAGGTCTTATTAGTAAACTTCTGTGTAATGTAAACCAGAGGTTAGGATCGAAAGGTTCTGATGAAATAAAG GCTGATCCGTGGTTTGAAGGTATTGATTGGGACAAGATATATCATATGGAAGCTGCATTTATTCCCGAGGTCAATGATGATTTGGATActcaaaattttgagaagttTGAGGAG TCTGATAACCAAAGTCAGACTTCATCCAAAAATGGTCCGTGGAGAAAG CTCTCAGCTGAGGACCTTAATTTTATGGGTTACACGTATAAGAACTTTGAAATTGTCAATGATTATCAAGTGCCTGGGATGG ctgagttgaagaagaaaaccGGCAAAGCAAGGAGGCCATCTGTCAAGTCACTTTTTG AGGGTGAGTCTGAAACATCAGAAACATCTGAGGCGTCTGATATATCTGCAAGTAGTCAACCTGTATAA
- the LOC108996050 gene encoding serine/threonine-protein kinase tricorner isoform X4, whose product MDSTRSWFQKFQTRDRSRGMTKQPSGEGKEDLDAQGDEQALSNVTKQKVSVAKQYIENHYKEQMKNLQERKERRNILEKKLVDADVSEEDQNNLLKFLEKKETEYMRLQRHKMGADNFELLTMIGKGAFGEVRVCREKETGHVYAMKKLKKSEMLRRGQVEHVKAERNLLAEVDSNCIVKLYCSFQDDEFLYLIMEYLPGGDMMTLLMRKDTLTEDEARFYVAELVLAIESIHKHNYIHRDIKPDNLLLDRYGHLRLSDFGLCKPLDCNTLQEQDFSVGNSQNGAAQNEERSLAPKRTQQEQLLHWQKNRRTLAYSTVGTPDYIAPEVLLKKGYGLECDWWSLGAIMYEMLVGYPPFYSDDPMSTCRKIVNWRTHLKFPEEAELSPEAKGLISKLLCNVNQRLIRGLKVLIGTRYIIWKLHLFPRSMMIWILKILRSLRSLITKVRLHPKMVRGESSQLRTLILWVTRIRTLKLSMIIKCLGWLS is encoded by the exons ATGGATTCAACAAGGAGCTGGTTTCAGAAGTTTCAAACCCGGGACAGGTCAAGGGGTATGACAAAGCAGCCTAGTGGTGAAGGAAAGGAGGATTTGGATGCACAGGGTGATGAACAAGCACTTTCCAATGTCACAAAGCAGAAGGTTTCGGTGGCAAAGCAGTATATAGAAAACCACTACAAGGAGCAAATGAAGAACCTGCAGGAGAGGAAGGAGCG AAGAAATATTCTGGAAAAGAAGTTGGTTGATGCTGATGTCTCTGAGGAAGATCAAAATAACCTTCTCAAATTTTTGGAGAAGAAGGAAACCGAGTACATGCGTCTTCAGAGGCATAAAATGGGCGCTGACAATTTTGAGCTACTGACAATGATTGGAAAGGGTGCATTTGGAGAG GTAAGAGTTTGTCGGGAAAAGGAAACAGGtcatgtttatgctatgaaaaAACTTAAGAAATCAGAGATGCTTCGCAGAGGCCAG GTCGAGCATGTGAAGGCAGAAAGGAATCTGCTTGCAGAGGTTGATAGCAATTGCATCGTCAAACTCTACTGTTCTTTTCAAGATGATGAGTTTCTATATCTGATTATGGAATATTTACCTGGGGGAGATATGATGACTTTACTTATGAGAAAGGATACCTTGACTGAAGACGAAGCCAGATTTTATGTTGCAGAATTAGTTCTGGCTATTGAATCTATTCATAAACACAATTACATTCATAG GGATATCAAGCCAGACAACTTGCTTCTTGATAGATATGGGCACTTGAGACTGTCAGATTTTGGACTGTGTAAACCATTAGACTGCAATACACTCCAAGAACAGGATTTTTCAGTGGGGAACAGCCAAAATGGGGCTGCACAGAATGAAGAGCGCTCTCTAGCTCCAAAACGCACACAGCAAGAACAACTACTGCATTGGCAAAAGAACAGAAGAACGCTT GCTTATTCTACTGTCGGTACACCCGACTATATTGCGCCAGAAGTTTTGTTGAAGAAAGGATATGGATTGGAATGTGACTG GTGGTCACTAGGGGCTATTATGTACGAAATGCTCGTGGGGTACCCGCCATTTTATTCTGATGATCCCATGTCAACATGCAGAAag ATAGTGAACTGGAGAACTCATTTGAAGTTTCCTGAGGAAGCAGAGCTATCTCCAGAGGCAAAAGGTCTTATTAGTAAACTTCTGTGTAATGTAAACCAGAG GCTGATCCGTGGTTTGAAGGTATTGATTGGGACAAGATATATCATATGGAAGCTGCATTTATTCCCGAGGTCAATGATGATTTGGATActcaaaattttgagaagttTGAGGAG TCTGATAACCAAAGTCAGACTTCATCCAAAAATGGTCCGTGGAGAAAG CTCTCAGCTGAGGACCTTAATTTTATGGGTTACACGTATAAGAACTTTGAAATTGTCAATGATTATCAAGTGCCTGGGATGG ctgagttga